From the Helianthus annuus cultivar XRQ/B chromosome 17, HanXRQr2.0-SUNRISE, whole genome shotgun sequence genome, the window CGAAGATGTTTCCTTATAGTTCTTTATTTCGGGTCAAAAGACGACCCGTGTGCAAAACGCGTGTGGCATACACAATCCTATATATATACCTTTGtatttcattaagttgaatttcACTTCATATAACTCTTCTATATATATAAAGTCTCACTAGTACATACTTTGATGGATAAAATTCAACAATTTAAACGCGTATTTGGACACATTGACAAAAATGGGGACGGGAAAATATCTCCGCCGGAGCTCCAAACTTGCATTGGAAAGATCGGCGGAGATATGTCATTGCAGGAGGCAGAGATGGCAGCGGAGTTGATGGATTCGGATGGTGACGGGTTGTTGAGTATGGAGGATTTGGTTAAAGTCGTTGAAAGCGCAAACGAGGAGGAAACCATTCATGATTTGAAGATGGCTTATAAATTGTATGAAGAAACCGAAGGGAGCGGGTGCATAACCCCGAAAAGCTTGAGAAGGATGCTTAGCAAATTGGGAGAGTCGAGAACGGTTGATGATTGTAAGAAGATGATTGCTAAGTTTGATGTCAACGGTGATGGTGTCCTCAGTTTTGAAGAATTCCGGGAAATGATggcttgattgttgttgttatatACCCTATGTACATGTTATTGTTAGTTATTCTTTGACACAAATGATGATTTACACACCACTAAAACTACTTGATAGAAGTTTGTACCATTTCCAATTTAAATGGTACATGTGACAATCAGTTTTGATGGTGTATAAATTATCAGCTCATTCATTTGTAATATATCATTCATTTTCTTGTCATTTGTATACATTTTCCTTTCTCATGTATAAATCTTAATAATGTTTGTTATGTAAATTTTCTTGTTTTAAACTTATTGATGGTGCTTGAATTTATGTAACACATATATCTACAACTCCTTTTATTGAAAAGTTATAGTATATATTTTGTTTCCCAATCATTGACGAGACTATTTGTTTTGGTTTAACTAAAAAGTACATAACGTTCTGCAAataatcttgtagggtaattttgatcttgtagggtaattttgatcttgtagggtaattttgtaaaatgtttttatagggtaattttgatcttgtagagtaattttgtagagtatcataattactctacaaataatCTTGTACGGTAATTTTGATTTTGTAagataattttgatcttgtagggtaattttgtagagtatcataattactctacaagtgtatcaaaattaccctacaagtttcaaaattaccctacaagaacattttacaaaattatccTACAAATCTGTA encodes:
- the LOC110921413 gene encoding calcium-binding protein CML38-like; amino-acid sequence: MDKIQQFKRVFGHIDKNGDGKISPPELQTCIGKIGGDMSLQEAEMAAELMDSDGDGLLSMEDLVKVVESANEEETIHDLKMAYKLYEETEGSGCITPKSLRRMLSKLGESRTVDDCKKMIAKFDVNGDGVLSFEEFREMMA